One window of Candidatus Neomarinimicrobiota bacterium genomic DNA carries:
- a CDS encoding TonB-dependent receptor has translation MRILKILILITIIFSQILYSYNISGYIVDKNSGETIQGVNIFIKNSNMGTVSDLNGFFLISGIKEGKYIVTFSHIAYEKCEIDINIINSSIFLGKIELKPRVIQGEEIVVTARKEALISKETDISTYQIDPAILQELPQVNRDIFKMLRLSPSVTIADPISPQLYVRGSDPGENLVLLDEITIYNPKHFLSYEAIFNPYAIKDISFMVGGFDVEFGGRNSSILKITTRDGHKEKFMGEFSPSTNGVSGAIEFPLSHNTTAMISGRFTSDLITRFLMGSPNVLADYNLSILRKGEKSRFKFSSFYARDFMKWNIKHLLVYFPDEEENFNNFDESFKTSTTNFATGFQYSYLLSSGLILNLKTYYSSCFSENYSLLAVKTGEEEDEDLNVFVNMESKFNNKVSDITLKPSITVFTVFNQIIKAGLEAKFYNFFNKYLYFAGSYLSKKQTYNINSIYLQDKISTSFLSFVMGYRLTTIENKNFIPERRFSLILDLNPFNIKFSSGEYKQFLTTLNTTNEEFVQFLDYYVPIKNRKPIASYQNVLELEYEISKLSKISISAYYKNMNRLYRIIYKDVNNPFNDLYFENGKGKSYGIEFLYSINSKNIISWISYTYSRSFRQFPSINNGKEYIFDADQPHSLKLAAMLMPTESITYSLTMQISSGFPKTFTKHFYWYFSYDPVLNDFTLVPSYLTPEKNNIRFPPRVKLDVGVKKKLRKGFGYKLAKFLRAKGAVLNFSIKNLLFLYRNPYYYIYIPDYGYYAIGIEYFPSISAGYIIKF, from the coding sequence ATGAGAATCCTTAAAATACTTATACTGATAACGATAATATTTTCCCAAATTTTATACTCCTACAATATTTCAGGATATATTGTTGATAAAAATTCTGGAGAGACCATACAAGGTGTTAATATTTTTATCAAAAATTCAAACATGGGGACTGTTTCTGATTTAAATGGATTTTTTCTTATCTCTGGAATAAAGGAAGGAAAATATATTGTCACATTCAGTCACATTGCGTATGAGAAATGTGAAATAGATATTAACATAATTAACAGCAGCATTTTTCTTGGCAAAATAGAACTAAAGCCAAGGGTAATTCAGGGTGAGGAAATAGTTGTAACAGCTCGTAAAGAAGCCCTTATTTCAAAGGAAACAGATATTTCCACCTACCAGATTGACCCAGCAATTTTACAGGAATTACCTCAGGTAAATCGAGATATCTTCAAAATGCTTCGACTTTCACCAAGTGTAACAATTGCTGATCCAATCTCGCCTCAGTTATATGTAAGAGGAAGCGACCCTGGTGAAAACCTTGTATTACTCGATGAGATTACCATATACAATCCAAAACATTTTCTATCATATGAGGCTATATTTAATCCCTATGCAATAAAGGATATCTCATTTATGGTTGGTGGATTTGATGTAGAATTTGGAGGGAGAAATTCATCAATATTAAAGATAACAACAAGGGATGGACATAAAGAAAAATTTATGGGAGAGTTCAGCCCCTCAACAAATGGAGTATCTGGTGCTATTGAATTCCCACTCTCCCACAATACAACTGCTATGATTTCGGGAAGATTTACTTCAGACTTAATAACGCGTTTCCTTATGGGTTCTCCAAACGTACTTGCTGACTACAATCTCTCCATCCTTAGAAAAGGAGAAAAAAGTCGATTTAAATTCTCATCTTTTTATGCAAGAGATTTTATGAAATGGAATATTAAGCATCTGTTAGTTTATTTTCCCGATGAAGAGGAAAATTTTAACAATTTCGACGAAAGTTTTAAAACTTCCACTACTAACTTTGCAACAGGATTTCAGTATTCTTATTTATTGTCTTCTGGGCTGATACTGAACTTAAAAACTTACTACTCTTCCTGCTTTTCAGAAAATTATAGCCTTCTCGCAGTAAAAACAGGAGAGGAAGAGGATGAAGACTTAAACGTATTTGTGAATATGGAGTCAAAGTTTAATAATAAAGTTTCTGACATTACTCTGAAGCCATCAATAACAGTTTTTACAGTTTTCAATCAGATCATAAAAGCAGGACTTGAGGCAAAATTTTACAACTTCTTTAACAAATATTTATATTTTGCGGGAAGTTATCTTTCAAAGAAACAAACCTATAACATAAACTCAATTTACCTGCAGGATAAAATATCGACTTCTTTCTTATCATTTGTCATGGGATATCGACTAACCACTATAGAAAATAAAAACTTTATCCCCGAGAGAAGATTCTCTTTAATTCTTGATCTAAATCCTTTTAATATAAAATTTTCATCGGGAGAGTATAAACAATTTCTCACAACACTAAATACAACAAACGAGGAATTTGTCCAGTTTCTTGATTATTATGTTCCAATTAAGAATAGAAAACCCATAGCCAGTTATCAAAATGTCCTGGAACTCGAGTACGAAATCTCAAAGCTATCAAAAATTTCCATTTCAGCATATTATAAAAATATGAATAGGCTATATCGAATAATTTATAAAGACGTAAACAATCCCTTCAATGATCTATATTTTGAGAATGGTAAAGGCAAATCATACGGTATAGAATTTCTTTATAGCATCAATTCAAAAAATATAATAAGCTGGATTTCCTATACCTATTCAAGGTCATTTCGCCAATTTCCAAGTATCAACAATGGAAAAGAATACATTTTCGATGCGGACCAACCTCATTCTCTGAAACTGGCAGCAATGCTTATGCCTACAGAGTCGATTACCTACAGCCTGACAATGCAGATTTCATCTGGCTTTCCAAAAACTTTCACAAAACATTTCTACTGGTATTTCAGCTATGATCCCGTTCTGAACGATTTTACTCTGGTTCCTTCATATCTAACACCAGAAAAAAATAATATAAGATTTCCACCGAGAGTTAAACTCGATGTAGGTGTTAAGAAAAAACTTCGTAAAGGGTTTGGATATAAACTCGCGAAATTCCTGAGGGCAAAGGGCGCTGTACTTAATTTTAGTATTAAAAATCTTTTATTCCTTTACAGAAATCCATATTATTATATTTATATTCCCGATTATGGATATTACGCTATAGGGATAGAGTATTTTCCATCTATAAGTGCAGGATATATTATAAAATTTTAG
- a CDS encoding Crp/Fnr family transcriptional regulator gives MDDYKILRKIPIFTDLKDSILEKIYSRMQKKTYKKGNLILMEEEFGDTLFILSKGSVKITRMSEDGREVILSILGEGDFFGEMSILDGESRSANVVALEDSEVFTLRRADFLDLLEQHPQIAIILLQELASRLRKSDQQIESLSLADAENRIAMALVRLAEELGVIKMGQVIIENLPYQQDIANMAGTSRETVSRVFKHFENLGYIKKEGRKLLILNFEDFVKRFS, from the coding sequence ATGGATGATTACAAAATATTAAGAAAAATCCCAATATTTACGGATTTGAAGGATAGCATCTTAGAGAAAATCTACAGTAGAATGCAAAAAAAGACTTACAAAAAAGGTAATTTGATCTTAATGGAAGAGGAATTTGGTGATACACTGTTTATCCTGAGCAAGGGCAGTGTAAAGATTACACGCATGAGCGAAGATGGCAGGGAGGTTATACTCTCGATATTGGGTGAAGGTGACTTCTTTGGCGAGATGTCAATTCTTGATGGAGAATCAAGGTCCGCAAATGTTGTTGCACTCGAAGATTCAGAAGTATTTACTTTGAGGCGAGCTGATTTTCTTGATCTGCTTGAGCAGCATCCTCAAATTGCAATTATACTTCTTCAGGAACTTGCGTCACGTTTAAGAAAATCAGACCAGCAGATTGAGAGCTTATCTCTTGCAGATGCAGAGAATAGAATTGCTATGGCTCTTGTCAGGCTGGCAGAGGAGCTGGGTGTTATAAAAATGGGACAGGTAATAATAGAAAACCTCCCATATCAGCAAGATATTGCCAATATGGCTGGTACTTCCAGAGAGACCGTTTCGCGGGTTTTTAAGCATTTTGAAAATCTTGGTTATATAAAAAAAGAAGGTAGAAAACTGCTTATTCTGAATTTTGAAGATTTTGTAAAACGCTTTAGTTAA
- the tatC gene encoding twin-arginine translocase subunit TatC gives MPGNGNEVKEMSFLDHLEELRWRIIKCIFGILIFAVVSFLFSDFVIKLLIEPIKKINPEVKFQVLKVQGLLVLKLWIAFALGIAFSIPLIVYQIWAFVSPGLYQHEKRWVPWLIASVTIFFIGGAVFAYFVIIPFAVRFLTSMGVEDVEKNISINYYAKFVMQLIIAAGVLFQLPVLSFILTKIGLISPETLRKYWRHSVVIMLVLAAFITPPDPISMIIMGIPLFLLYELSIIVSKIAYKPIKENEDEESPAG, from the coding sequence ATGCCAGGAAATGGGAATGAAGTAAAGGAAATGAGTTTCTTAGATCATCTCGAAGAGTTAAGATGGCGTATTATAAAATGCATCTTTGGCATTTTAATTTTTGCTGTTGTTTCATTTTTATTCTCTGATTTTGTAATAAAACTTTTAATAGAACCTATTAAGAAAATAAATCCTGAAGTAAAGTTTCAGGTACTAAAGGTGCAGGGGTTATTAGTATTGAAATTGTGGATTGCTTTTGCATTGGGGATAGCTTTTTCTATTCCCCTTATTGTCTATCAGATATGGGCGTTTGTTTCGCCTGGACTATATCAGCATGAAAAGAGATGGGTACCGTGGTTGATTGCGAGTGTGACTATTTTTTTTATTGGGGGAGCTGTATTTGCCTATTTTGTGATTATTCCTTTTGCTGTAAGATTTCTTACATCGATGGGTGTAGAAGATGTGGAGAAAAATATCTCAATAAACTACTATGCAAAGTTTGTAATGCAGCTTATTATTGCAGCGGGGGTATTGTTTCAACTTCCTGTGTTGTCATTTATACTTACAAAAATTGGATTAATTTCCCCGGAAACACTTCGCAAGTATTGGAGGCACTCGGTAGTTATTATGCTTGTACTTGCCGCATTTATTACTCCTCCTGATCCTATAAGCATGATTATAATGGGGATTCCTTTGTTTTTATTATATGAACTGAGTATAATTGTGTCAAAAATTGCATATAAACCAATTAAAGAAAATGAAGACGAAGAATCACCAGCTGGTTAA
- a CDS encoding polyprenyl synthetase family protein codes for MRTLDDICSPISEELEIFNRLYKKSLKSDITLISTIVDYILKQRSKRIRPILVLLTSKLCGKPNDNTYTSAVLVEMLHTATLIHDDIVDESDTRRGMPSINAIWENKTSVLMGDWLFSRALSCMLSLNNFDMLKILARTAEYLSEGEIRQIEATTDYHVNQGIYFQMIFSKTASLIAASCQLGAMSVGASQSEANALYEYGKNLGIAFQLKDDILDFIGDVKEMGKPIHADLKLNTMTLPLIYTINNAYDIERKRIIDMLNSGGKVKNFSDIIDIIKAKGGIEYTENKIDEFSKKATDSLSIFPESEIKSKLIDFIWFNKERRR; via the coding sequence ATGCGCACCCTTGATGATATATGTAGTCCTATTAGTGAGGAGTTAGAAATATTTAATAGGTTATATAAAAAAAGCCTTAAATCTGATATTACATTAATTAGTACAATAGTAGATTATATTTTAAAGCAGAGAAGCAAGAGAATCAGGCCTATCCTGGTTTTGCTAACCTCAAAATTGTGCGGTAAGCCCAACGATAATACATATACATCGGCAGTTCTTGTTGAAATGTTACATACCGCAACTCTTATTCACGATGATATTGTTGATGAATCGGACACAAGAAGAGGTATGCCATCAATAAATGCTATCTGGGAAAATAAAACTTCCGTGCTGATGGGAGATTGGTTATTCAGTAGGGCTTTGTCCTGTATGCTCTCGTTAAATAATTTCGATATGTTGAAAATTTTGGCACGGACAGCTGAATATTTAAGTGAGGGTGAGATAAGGCAGATTGAAGCAACAACTGATTATCACGTAAACCAGGGAATATATTTTCAAATGATATTTTCGAAAACAGCCTCTTTAATAGCGGCCTCATGTCAACTTGGTGCAATGTCAGTTGGAGCCAGCCAGAGCGAGGCAAATGCTTTGTATGAATATGGGAAAAATCTCGGAATAGCATTTCAGCTAAAAGATGATATTCTCGATTTTATAGGCGATGTAAAAGAGATGGGTAAACCGATACATGCCGATTTAAAGTTAAATACAATGACTTTACCACTGATTTATACGATAAATAATGCCTATGATATTGAAAGGAAAAGAATAATTGATATGCTAAACTCAGGTGGTAAAGTTAAGAATTTTAGTGACATAATAGATATTATAAAAGCTAAAGGTGGAATAGAGTACACTGAGAATAAAATTGATGAGTTCTCTAAAAAAGCTACGGATTCTCTTTCTATATTTCCCGAATCAGAGATAAAAAGTAAACTAATTGATTTTATCTGGTTCAATAAAGAAAGAAGAAGGTGA
- a CDS encoding glycosyltransferase family 9 protein, whose amino-acid sequence MKKEIRKVLIVRLSSIGDIVILTPIFRSIKEKFPYARIHYLIKKEFYPIVQDNPYVDRFWLYDVREGFRGWVRICRELASEDYDLLIDMHNVLRTWILSLILFKAIQLRYYKPRLFRFLLFYFYINLFPPDYSLLKEYYNVLKPLGINYNGQKPEIFLNEKIVDKAKNELRNIGLNGPFATILPIANWKNKRYSLEKYAILAERITREYNLSVLWLGGKNDIYLKELPIRDKNSNYLYLSQDMALSLGILSLSNLVIGNDTGLTYAAEAIGVPTILILGPTSCETGAGLYTDHGITIEKRLWCRPCSQRGNRKCYRKKQYCLEIEPDEIFKSVKKLIKM is encoded by the coding sequence GTGAAAAAAGAGATTAGAAAAGTACTTATTGTAAGATTAAGCTCTATCGGTGATATCGTGATATTGACACCAATTTTCAGAAGTATAAAGGAGAAATTTCCGTACGCTAGAATTCACTATCTGATTAAAAAAGAATTTTATCCAATTGTGCAGGATAATCCATATGTTGATAGGTTCTGGTTATATGATGTTAGAGAAGGTTTTAGGGGATGGGTTCGTATCTGTCGTGAACTTGCCTCAGAAGATTATGATTTACTAATTGATATGCACAATGTATTAAGGACATGGATACTATCGTTAATTTTATTTAAGGCAATTCAATTAAGATATTATAAACCGAGGTTATTTCGATTTTTACTTTTCTATTTTTATATAAACTTATTTCCTCCTGATTATTCCTTATTGAAGGAGTACTATAACGTATTGAAACCACTGGGGATCAATTACAATGGTCAGAAGCCGGAAATATTTTTAAATGAAAAAATAGTAGATAAAGCAAAAAATGAGTTGAGAAATATAGGGCTGAATGGACCATTTGCCACGATATTACCCATTGCGAACTGGAAAAACAAACGGTATTCTCTGGAAAAATATGCTATCCTTGCTGAGAGAATAACCAGGGAATATAATTTATCAGTGCTGTGGCTTGGCGGAAAAAATGATATTTATCTAAAAGAACTGCCCATTCGGGATAAAAATTCCAATTATTTATATTTAAGTCAGGACATGGCTCTTTCGCTTGGGATTTTGAGTCTATCAAATCTTGTTATCGGTAATGATACAGGCTTAACGTATGCTGCTGAAGCAATTGGAGTTCCAACAATTTTAATATTGGGACCCACTTCATGTGAAACCGGAGCAGGATTATACACTGATCATGGCATTACTATTGAAAAGAGATTGTGGTGCAGACCCTGTTCCCAAAGGGGTAATAGAAAATGTTACCGCAAGAAGCAATATTGCCTGGAAATAGAGCCAGATGAAATTTTTAAATCTGTGAAAAAACTTATAAAAATGTGA
- a CDS encoding ABC transporter ATP-binding protein, which yields MKITIKNLYFKYRKSKYIFTDLNLIIPSGKLTIIIGPNGSGKTTLLKLIAGILKPQAGEILYNDSSINPERIGYVFQNPNDQFVHLTVERELAFGLENIGLDSDSMKERVNLNLKEYNMLEKKYDSPDKLSGGEQQKLSVACLMIYNPEIILMDEPTSFLDERGKAIFYNSLNMARKKGKTIVMVSQQTNEIEMADYLIELSQSGIRTFYEPGKYLKNDIDIYS from the coding sequence ATGAAAATAACAATTAAGAATTTGTATTTTAAATACAGAAAGAGTAAATATATCTTCACAGACTTAAATCTAATAATACCATCAGGTAAGTTGACCATTATTATAGGACCTAATGGAAGTGGTAAGACTACTTTATTAAAATTGATAGCTGGTATACTCAAGCCGCAAGCTGGAGAGATACTATACAATGATTCTTCAATTAATCCGGAACGTATAGGGTATGTTTTTCAAAATCCAAATGATCAGTTTGTTCATTTAACTGTGGAGCGAGAGCTTGCCTTTGGACTTGAGAATATAGGGCTTGATAGTGATAGCATGAAAGAAAGAGTAAATCTCAACCTGAAAGAATATAATATGCTTGAAAAAAAATATGACAGTCCAGATAAACTATCAGGAGGAGAACAGCAGAAACTTTCTGTAGCATGCTTAATGATTTATAATCCAGAGATCATATTAATGGATGAGCCCACCTCTTTTCTTGATGAAAGAGGTAAAGCTATTTTCTACAATAGTTTGAATATGGCGAGGAAGAAGGGTAAAACTATTGTCATGGTATCACAGCAGACTAATGAAATTGAGATGGCAGATTATTTAATTGAACTGAGTCAATCTGGTATCAGAACTTTTTATGAACCTGGGAAGTATTTGAAGAATGATATCGATATCTATTCATAA
- a CDS encoding energy-coupling factor ABC transporter ATP-binding protein, whose protein sequence is MISISIHNLIFYYENSSDFELRIDNMKIQVDGIVGIVGDSGSGKTTFVKLLAGLEKPRQGVIIFNHSDCNSLYIPQFPEKILIGGTVKKSVSLIFKNKKNYDKSIDLFKSILSFFDINYLEIMNRFGFELSMGELRKLAISMGIAANPNLLILDEPSVGLDWQSKSKLEKLLKEQIHGNVIIASHDRNFIDRVCDDIYLIDNGTILLPMKKKEDRVIQSI, encoded by the coding sequence ATGATATCGATATCTATTCATAATTTAATTTTTTACTACGAAAATAGTTCTGACTTCGAGCTAAGAATTGATAATATGAAAATACAGGTAGATGGCATTGTAGGTATTGTGGGTGATTCAGGTTCAGGAAAGACGACTTTTGTAAAGCTTTTGGCAGGTCTGGAAAAGCCCAGGCAGGGAGTGATTATATTCAATCATTCGGATTGCAATTCCCTTTATATTCCCCAATTTCCTGAGAAAATCCTTATCGGTGGAACAGTAAAAAAAAGTGTATCACTCATTTTTAAGAATAAAAAGAATTACGATAAGTCTATTGACTTATTTAAAAGTATTTTATCCTTTTTTGATATAAATTATCTGGAAATTATGAATAGGTTCGGCTTCGAATTGAGTATGGGTGAGTTAAGGAAATTAGCTATAAGTATGGGTATTGCAGCAAATCCCAATTTACTGATTCTTGATGAGCCTTCTGTTGGACTTGATTGGCAGAGTAAGAGCAAGCTGGAAAAGCTTTTAAAGGAACAAATTCATGGGAATGTAATTATAGCTTCACATGATAGGAATTTTATTGATAGAGTTTGTGATGATATTTATCTAATCGATAATGGAACGATACTGTTGCCAATGAAGAAGAAGGAAGACAGAGTTATACAAAGTATATAG
- a CDS encoding CDP-alcohol phosphatidyltransferase family protein, with translation MKEKLQASIHSIKPKSFVTISNIISIFRAFLSIPILYFLKNDRPWIALIVILVAFASDVLDGWLARIAHEITEIGKVLDPLADKVVILSILMYMIMEDLIPVYYFLLLIIRDLSIAILGIYLMNIKDVTPQSNKLGKVSIVFMAAAIMAFLYNFESIKYYLLWVSIFLMIVSWVQYMYTFINLLRIKCYTKE, from the coding sequence ATGAAAGAGAAATTGCAGGCCAGTATACATAGTATAAAACCAAAAAGTTTTGTTACTATTTCAAATATAATTTCGATTTTCAGGGCATTTCTTTCTATACCGATATTATATTTTTTAAAAAATGATAGACCATGGATTGCTTTGATTGTGATACTTGTCGCTTTTGCCTCGGATGTTTTGGATGGGTGGCTTGCAAGGATAGCTCATGAAATAACAGAAATTGGTAAGGTGCTTGATCCTCTTGCGGATAAAGTCGTTATCCTGAGTATATTGATGTATATGATAATGGAGGATCTGATACCTGTTTATTATTTTCTTTTACTCATTATAAGGGATTTAAGTATTGCTATTCTTGGTATATATTTGATGAATATAAAAGATGTGACACCGCAATCAAACAAGTTAGGTAAAGTTTCAATTGTTTTCATGGCGGCAGCTATAATGGCATTTTTGTATAATTTTGAATCAATCAAATATTATCTCTTATGGGTATCAATTTTTTTGATGATAGTTTCCTGGGTTCAATATATGTATACTTTTATAAATTTACTGAGAATTAAGTGCTATACTAAGGAGTGA
- the ftsY gene encoding signal recognition particle-docking protein FtsY, giving the protein MAGNFIIDGLKKTRKGVLEKVGNLFRIRKISDEDIEAIETALITSDVGIEITEQIIEKLKKDGFEKEVVLSDKIIRILKEMLPEMDSEFKKGAKPHVILVVGVNGTGKTTTIGKLANKYRKNGDRVLVVSADTFRAAAGEQLEIWAKRAGVDFFANPESNDPGSVVFDSLRRAKRKDYDIVLIDTAGRMHTRQNLMNELEKIKRVCGKVMEGAPHDVWLVVDASFGQNGVVQTEEFLSKIGLTGIILAKVDGTAKGGVAISIVKRYELPIKYVGFGESIESIAEFDLDDYLRGMFKPE; this is encoded by the coding sequence ATGGCAGGGAATTTTATAATAGATGGATTAAAGAAAACAAGAAAAGGAGTATTAGAAAAAGTTGGCAACTTATTCAGGATAAGAAAAATATCCGATGAAGACATAGAGGCGATTGAAACAGCACTTATTACAAGCGATGTGGGGATTGAAATTACAGAGCAGATTATTGAAAAGCTAAAGAAAGATGGCTTTGAAAAAGAAGTTGTATTATCAGATAAAATAATAAGAATATTAAAAGAAATGCTACCTGAGATGGACTCTGAGTTTAAAAAAGGTGCGAAACCCCATGTAATTCTTGTAGTTGGTGTCAATGGTACAGGGAAGACAACAACTATTGGGAAACTTGCTAATAAATATAGAAAAAACGGGGATAGGGTACTTGTCGTATCTGCCGATACGTTTAGAGCCGCCGCTGGTGAACAGCTTGAGATATGGGCAAAGAGAGCAGGAGTTGATTTTTTTGCAAATCCAGAATCCAATGATCCGGGGTCGGTGGTTTTTGACTCATTGAGAAGGGCAAAAAGAAAGGATTATGATATTGTTCTTATTGATACTGCTGGAAGGATGCATACACGGCAGAACTTAATGAATGAACTTGAAAAAATTAAAAGGGTATGCGGAAAAGTTATGGAAGGAGCGCCCCATGATGTCTGGCTTGTGGTGGATGCTTCCTTTGGCCAAAATGGAGTTGTTCAGACGGAGGAGTTTTTGAGTAAAATTGGTCTAACTGGGATAATATTAGCAAAAGTTGATGGTACTGCAAAAGGTGGAGTGGCGATTTCTATTGTTAAAAGATATGAGCTTCCAATAAAATATGTAGGTTTTGGTGAATCAATTGAGAGTATTGCTGAATTTGATCTCGATGATTATTTAAGAGGGATGTTTAAGCCAGAGTAA